A single window of Nicotiana sylvestris chromosome 5, ASM39365v2, whole genome shotgun sequence DNA harbors:
- the LOC104224480 gene encoding ras-related protein RABA2b-like, which yields MAYKVDHEYDYLFKIVLIGDSGVGKSNILSRFTRNEFCLESKSTIGVEFATRTLQVEGKTVKAQIWDTAGQERYRAITSAYYRGAVGALLVYDITKRQTFENVSRWLRELRDHADSNIVIMLAGNKSDLNHLRAVPDQDARILAEKEGLSFLETSALEAYNVEKAFQTILLDIYQIISRKALAAQEAAAIPGQGTAINVGEYSGNNNRRPCCSN from the exons ATGGCATATAAAGTGGATCATGAATATGATTACTTATTCAAGATTGTTTTGATTGGAGATTCAGGTGTTGGTAAATCTAATATACTTTCTAGGTTTACCCGAAATGAATTTTGTTTGGAGTCTAAGTCCACCATTGGCGTTGAATTTGCAACAAGGACCCTTCAG GTAGAGGGGAAGACAGTAAAGGCACAAATATGGGACACGGCTGGTCAAGAAAGGTACAGAGCAATAACAAGTGCTTATTACAGAGGAGCCGTTGGTGCACTTTTGGTCTACGACATAACCAAAAGACAAACCTTCGAAAACGTGAGCCGTTGGCTTCGCGAACTTAGGGACCATGCAGATTCAAATATTGTTATCATGTTGGCTGGAAATAAGTCAGATTTGAACCATCTCCGAGCAGTCCCTGACCAGGACGCTCGGATCTTGGCTGAGAAAGAAGGGCTCTCGTTCCTCGAGACGTCTGCTCTCGAGGCGTATAATGTTGAGAAAGCGTTTCAGACTATCTTGTTGGATATTTATCAGATCATAAGTAGGAAAGCTTTGGCTGCTCAAGAAGCAGCTGCTATTCCTGGTCAAGGCACTGCTATTAATGTTGGAGAGTATTCTGGTAACAATAACAGAAGACCATGTTGTTCTAATTAA